The Devosia sp. genome segment GTGCAGCAAGACACTTCGATACCCCCTGCTGAAAAAGCCTTCATCGGCCGGATCGTGGAGATGGCATCGTGACACCACGTGACCTTTTGCTGGCCCGCCTGGCGCAGGCCGTCCCGAGCGCTAAGGCCCTGACGCACGCCCAGTTCGCGCTTGAGCATGGTCTCGATGCCGAAGCCCGCCAAATCCTGGTCAGCGGCATCCGCAACAAGGGCTGGACCCGCAGCAGCCTCTGGAGCCTGCTGCCATCGACGATGAACGAGGCGTCGGACTATTGGGAAATTCGCGCTCTCTACATGGCGGCGCCGAAGAACGCCAAATCACTGCCGGCGGCTCTGCGCGCCGTGGCCCGCGCGGCCTGCATGGCCAATCTGCACGATGAGGCCCGCCTGCTGTTGCGCCGCATGTGCCTCAATGCGCGACCGCTACCGAAAATAGCCGAGGAAGGCGAAGGCGATTTTTCAAAGCGCGCGGCCGTAGCGCTCGCCGACCTTCGCCAGTCCTGTGTGGTTTTTGGCACCACGCCCTTCCTCATCAGCGGAACGCTGCTTGGCTATGTGCGGGAAGGCGCCATCATCGGTTGGGACAAGGATATCGATGTCGGCGTTTTCGGTACGGCGGAATCCCTGGGCGAGTTGGGCGAAAAGCTGGCCGCCAACAGCGCTTTCCACGTGCGCCGCATCGATTTCGTCGAAAAACGCCTTCGCGTGCGGCATTGGAACGGGGTCGATGTCGACATTTTCCTGCACTACCAGGAAGGCGACAAAGTCTGGCACGACGGCAGCGTGACGCGATGGTGGAATTCCCCCTTCGAGCTGAAAACCGTGGAGTTCATCGGCGTCGAGCAATCCGTGCCTGTCGACCCGGAGCGCTACCTTGAAGAAAACTACGGTAACTGGCGGGTTCCTGACCCCCATTTTGACGCGCGCTACGACACGCCAAACCTTGAAGTCACCGACACGGACTACCGGGACAGCCTGCTGTACTTTTCTCTGGCGGACGCGATCCGCAAGGGCAATGAAATCAAGAAACAGCGCTACAAGGATATGCTGCTCGAGATCGACAGCCACAAGGCCTGGCTCGCGCGGATCTGAACGGCGACGGCGCCGGTATGACCGCCTGAATATCCGCTTTGTGGTTGCGTTTTCTCCGAGGGCATGACCTAAGAGGTGCCGCTGCGATGACGGACCCGACTGTGAATTTCTTCAGATACCTCAATTTTCTGGCGCGAATGTCCCGCTGGGCAATGCTTGGCGGCACGGTGGGCTACTGGACTGCCGCAGCGGCACTGGCCTCGTCCCGCCTGTTGCAGACCGTGGCCCTGTTCCTGCCCATCAAGTTGCTGATGCTGCTCTCCGGCAGCAGCGCGCCGTCCATCCTGCAGCTCGTGCCGATTGATCCGAACGTACTGATCCTGATCATGATGGGTTGCGTTCCAGTGCTGTATATCGGCTCGATCCTTGCAACGGCCATCTTCCAGCGCATGATGGACAAGCCCCCGGCTGCGAAAATCCCGCCCGTCGATGGCGACCCGGTCAATCTCAAGCTGTTTCTGCGCCTCCGCGACACCCTGGTGCGCAATTCCGCTGATCTGCTCGTCCTGGTTGTCGGTACCATTGCAATAACGATAGCCCACTGGCCCTTTGCGCTCATCACGCTTGTGGTGCTCGCGGGCTACGCCTTCGTCCTTGAAATCTACGTCTTTGCGAACATGCGCCCGCGGCACACGTTCCTGAAGCTGAAGCCGACACAGGTTATTGAATACAGCCGGACATTCGTGTTCATCGCGCTCTTCGGCGTTCTCGCCTATCTGGTGTTCCAGTGGCATCTGAACGTCTATCTGGCCATCCTGTGCCTGCTCGTCTGCAGGCTCATGACCCAGGGCGTGCAGCGGTTCTTCAATTCGGCGCTAAAACTCCGGCAGACGCATTCCAAATGGATCCTGCCACCCGAAAAGCGCAAGCCCAAGGCCGTTGCCGACACACCTGCCGCCTGATCCGGTCAGGCTGGGGTCATCTCGGAAAGCACGCTCTCGAAGGCTCGGCGCGGCAGGGCGTTCAACTGCCCTCCCCGCCCGATATTGAACATGCGCGTGCCCGTGGGCGCGAGCACGTCCTGGAGATTGGCAAAGCCGATATTGACCCAGGTTGCGCCGTTTTCACCTTCCCTGAAACTGGCCAGGCGCCGCGATTCCTTGTCACCCCCACCGTAGAAGTGCGTCGTGGGGCCGTCATAGGTCAGATCCACCCCGAGCAGGTAGATCTCGCGATATCCCATGAAATGGGCAATCTGGCACACGGACAGCACGACACTGGACCCCAGATGCAGCAGGCCGGGTGTCGGAACCAGCCGGCCTGCCGACAGGTAGAGCTGGGTGCTGCCGAATGCGATCAGGTTGGGCGCAAAATTGCGCGGCCGCGCCACAAGGCAGCTGCCATTGACGAAGAGGCGCTCGACGTCCGCCCTGTCAATCTCGTTTCCATAGTCGCGATAGACGGCGGCGTCGGAAACCGCGACGAACCGGGGGCGCGGAAGCCCGAATTCCATCGCACGAATGCCGCGGTTGACGCAGAACACATCCTCGCCGTCCAGAAGGTGAAGCGGCATTTCGGCGGTGGATGGGCCGTTGGCCACGATAAAGCATCGTTTCGAATTGGCTACGGGTGCCGGCAGCGCCAGGTTTCTGGACCGCGTCCAGCGTCGGCAGAGGTCGGCGGCGTCACTCATGCCCGCGCGGCTCATCGCACGGCCGAAGCGATCAAAGGGCTCGACCTCGTTTGGAAACCGGCGCGCCATGCCGTGAAAGGCTTTGGTCGCCCGAAAGATGCTGCCTTGTTCGATGATCCGCCCAAAGCCGTTCAGCATCACGGATTTCGCGCCGGCCTCGTCGCCGATAGCCGCCAAGGCATCACAGCGCATGGCGAGCAGGCGTGCATATTCGGCAATGGCCAGGCGGGCACGCGTAACCTTTGGGGCGTCCTGAGCCAGGTCGGCTGCGTCACTCCATCGGCGGGATGCCAGCGCCTGTTCCATGGCGGCGGCATAGTTGCTCCAGCTCTGCGGCGGCTTGCCAGCCGGCGCGGGCAAAGGCTTCAGATGATTGACCAGCTGACGGTGGTCGCCAACGGACTGCACGCGCGCCGAAACATCCAGCACGGCCCGGGCTCGGCTTTCATCCAGCAGGAATGTGGGGTCAGGCGCGCGATCCACCAATCGCAGCAGCCAGCGCAGATATGGCCGCCTGATGGCGACCGATTGCCGTTTCATGCTGGAAATGGCGGCGTCAAAGCCTGCCATGTCGCCACGTCGCAGCATCACCTCGGCTTCCGTCCGCGCGCGCAACAAGCGGGTAATACCATCGCCTTCGACAAATGCCATTGCGCCGTCCAGATCGTTCTCCTTGAGCAGGATCTCGACGATCATGTCGTTGAGCAGCTGTTTCACCTGCTTGGATCGGACCGGGCGCCGCGCCCACCATTTTGCGGCGTCGTACTTCTGACCCTGATGCAGCACCACGACAATGTTGACGATGACAAGGTCGCGCATTCCGGCCCGCCCCTTCCAGGCAAACCGGATTTCCTGCTTGCGATCAAGGCCGCTTATCGAGCGCGCAAGCCCTCCAAAAGCAATCGATTTGAGACGATCAGTCGGCAACTGCCCTGCGACCTCTGCGGCGCGATCAAAGCCCACCCTATACACCGCGTCCAGCGGCATCTGGACCAGCGTCCGGGCCTGTATCGCGGCCCAGGCCCTAACGGCGTTTCTGAAGTCTTTCAGCATTGAGGCCACCTCAAAGGCTGGGCGTGCGATCGCCAGAACAACGGTTCGGCGCAACCGGCTTTCTCGTCTCGCCATCACAACATCCTGCTCGACCAGCGCTGCCGGGCAATTTCGATGGTGTCGCCCGGCTCCATGGCCATCACGCCCCGCGGGGGCTCGCGGCCATCCACGGGTAGCGCCAGCATGTTGATCGAAGGCATTTTGACGGTCTCGAAGATGTTGCGACGGACTGCGCGAAAGTTGTTTGGATTGAACCGGCCATCGAAGTGCCAGTGCAGGCTGTAGCCCCGCTCGACGAACCAGGACGTCAGGGCCAGGTCGTGTTCTTCGACATTGTTCTCAAACCAGATTGCCGGCTGCTTCTGGGCGATGAGGTCAGCCGCCCCCTGCAGCACTTCCCGTTCGAAGCCTTCGACATCGATCTTGATGAGATGGCAGTGCTTGAGGCCAAGCCTGTCGACTGTGCGCACCGCAACCTTTTCCTTGCCGGGTTCGGCCCCTTCCAGGCTGAACCGGCCATGGTTGCGCTTTTCGTCGAGCCCAAATCCGGCAATCGAGACCTTGCCTTGTTCGGCGCCAAGAGCGGCATCGACCACCCTGACATTCTGGAGGTCGTTGAGGGCCAGGTTGGCGCACAGAATGTTCCGCACCAACCTTTGCGGTTCCACCGCCACCACCCGCCCGCGATTGCCGACAGCCTTCGCAAAGAACACTGTGTGCGTACCGACATTGGCGCCGGCGTCGAGCACCCAGTCACCGGGCCGCAAGACCTGACCGAGCACGGCCATCTCGCTTTCGCACCACTCCCCGTAAAGGTCGAGCGATCGCCCGATCACGGTGTCGGCCTTGAGAAACATCATGGGGCCGTGCCGGCACTCGCGAAGACGGTGATGTTTAGTGTCTATGCGCAACGGTCGGCATCGAGGCGGTGTTGAGGAACGGCATGAGATTGGGTGCATAGCGGGCGACCAGCAGGTCGAGCAGATCCGCAGGCGTGGCGGCCTTCTTGCAATCCTGCGTCAGCGGGGCACCATAGCCCCAGTCGCAGTGGATATAGGCGGCACCGAAACCGGTCGCGGCCTCCTCGTCCACGCTCATGTCGCCGATATAGGTGATGTCGGCGGGCTCAACGCCCCACTCGTCGGCGGCTGCAACGAAAAGGTCGGGCTCCGGCTTGCCGCGCAGCGTATCTGTGGGGCTGTAGAGCATGCTGATCGGCAACTGGAACCGCCGCACGAACTGCCGCGTGCGCACCGGATCCTTACTGGTGAGAATGCCGATGGGCGTACGCAGTTCGGCCAGGACCGAGATGGTTTCCGCAATGCCGGGAAACAGCGACAGGGCGTCGATATGCCGGGAAGAAGCGGCAAAATAGGTGTGCTCGATCAACTCGCGGTTCTTGCTGATCCCCAACTCGCTGAGGATGACCTGAAATGGCTTGCCGATCAGCGCAAAGTAATTCTCGAAATCCACACCCACGTCACATTCGACCTGAACCTCAAGCCATGAGCGACGCATGTTTTCACGCGAGTTGAGAAGGACGCCATCAAAATCAAAAAGTATGCTCATCTGTACCCCGCATGAATGGGAAGCCCCTGCTCGGTGTTCCGGTCGTAGGGAAATGGAAGTTGTTCGACGTATTTTTCGGCCAGGCGAAAATCTTCCAGAGTATCGACGTCGATACACTCCGGATATCCGAGCTCGATGATTCCAGGATTGTCGCCAATTCGACGATGACCGTTGAGGATCAGATCGCGCGAATAGAGATAGATGCCGCTGCTCTCGATCAGGATTGGCTTGGTATCCTGGGTACGGGCCATGTCCGTCGGCGAATAGTTTATCGGCCGGCTGTCGTACCAGGCATAGGTCTGAACTTTTTGAGCCGTGAACGCACTGTCATGCCGCCCCTCGCGGACGGCAGCGATGACCTTTTCAACCGTCTCAACGGAGATGAAAGGCGCCGTGGCGTGACCCAATAGGTAGTAGTCGGCCTCGACCGCATTGGCGAACCCCTGGAAGAGTTGCAGCCCCTTCACCTCGTCACGGTCCAGCGCTGCGTCCCGCAGTTCCAGCCCAACACCGTCCGGCACGTATTTGAGGATGGCGGGCGAGGAGCAAAAGACTGAAACGCTGTCGATGCCGCGACTGGCCAGCAGGGTGTTGAGGATGTAGCTGCACATCGGATGCCCACCGAGGTCGAGGATATTCTTGCTCGGCAGGCGCTGGCTGTTGAGCTTGATGGGAACAAAGGCGGCGATCTTCAATCGGAGCGGTCCTGTTTCAGTTTCGGCCGGAGGCTACCGGGCCAGTGCAACAGGACGGCGACACATTCTTGACAGTTGCACGACGGTCTTGTGACTGTTCGTTGACGCGCAGGGACCGGCCGCTTCCGGCCACTGGCGTGGACACCGTGCCTTCCTTCACCCGCCCGAACGCCCCGCCGCATGGTCATGTCGAATCGCGGGTACGTCGCACGTCGTGGAGGCAGGATGTCTGGAGGACCCTGGTGAAATGGAACGTCATTATGGTTGGGTGATCGTCGCCGCCGGTGCGGTGATAACGTGTTTGGCGATGGGCGCGATGTTTGCCCTCCCCGTCTATCTGCAGCCGATTGCCGACGAGACCGGCTGGAGCCGCGCCGGTATTTCCGGCGCCATGACCGTCGGCTTCATCGTCATGGGCATAGCCGGCTTCATCTGGGGCACGCTGACCGATCGCATCGGGGCGCGCCCTGTTGTGCTGATCGCCGCCGTCCTGCTGGGGCTGGGGCTGTTCATCGCCAGCCGCGCCACCGACCTGCTGATGTTTCAGTTTGCCTATGGCGGCCTGGTTGGCGCTTCCGGCGGCGCCTTCTTCGCGCCCCTGATCGCCACGACCCTGGGCTGGTTCGACAAGCACCGCAGCCTTGCCGTTTCCCTCGTGTCCCTGGGCGGCGGCATTGCCCCGATGACCATCACGCCCCTGGCGACCGTACTCATCGCCAGCTATGGCTGGCGCGCCGCCATGATGATGACGGCCATCGCCGCCGCCGCACTGATCATCCCGGCCGCCTTCCTCATCCGGCGGGCGCCGCAGGTCCTGGCCGAAGCGCCCAGCCCTGCGACTGACGTCGCGCCGGCCGAGCCGCGCCCATCAGGCCTGATGGCGATCTTCCGCAAGCCGCAATTCTTCATCCTGGCCGGGGTGTTCTTCCTCTGCTGCGCGGCCCATTCCGGCCCCATCTTCCATACGGTCAGTTATGCCATGCTCTGTGGCGCCTCGGCCCTCGCCGCCGCCAGCATCTATTCGGTGGAAGGCTTTGCCGGGCTCTTCGGCCGCGTCATCTTCGGGGTCATGGCCGACCGCATCGGCGTCAAGCGCGTCATCGTCGTCGGGCTGCTGCTGCAGGCCGCCGGCATCTATAGCTACATCTATGTCAGCGACCTGGCCCAGTTCTATGCGCTGGCCGTTGTGCTGGGCCTCGTCTATGGCGGCGTCATGCCACTCTACTCGGTCCTGGCGCGGGACTATTTCGGCCCCGGCGTCATGGGCACGGTCCTTGGCGGCATCACCATGACCTCCTCGATCGGCATGGCCTTTGGCCCTGTCGGCGGCGGCTGGCTCTATGACACCTACAGCGACTACCACTGGCTCTATGTGGCCTCGGCCGCCGTCGGTCTGGGTGCTGCCGCCCTGGCTCTGGCTTTCCCGCCAAAAACGACCGACACCGCGCCCACAGGCGCCGTGCCGGCCTGACACCCTCAGGCAGGGGTGGCGACAGCCGCCCCGCCCTCCCCGTCATCATCATTCTTGCCGCTGGCATAGGCCGCCGACAGATCCCGGTAGTAGCGGGAATTGAAGGCGATGATGGTGACGATGAAGCCGATCATCCCGGCCACGGTAAAGACCAGCGCCATGCCGCGATCCGGCCCGGTCCCGAACCAGCCGCCAATGGCATCGGCCCCGGCGCCGTCGGTCATGAAGGGAATGACCACGAACTGTGTCAGCGGCCCGATCATGAACGCGGTGAGCGGCGAAGCTGACTGCTCGATCGATTGGGCAAAGCCGAATACCCGGCCCTGGCGCTCCAGCGGCACCACCTTTTGCAGCGTCGTGTGTTCGGCTGCCTCGGCAAACGGCCCGAGGAACATCCAGACGAAACACCCTGCCGCCAGCAGCCAGATCGACGATTGCAGCGTGAACACGCAGCAGACCGCCCAGGTGATCAGGTTCACCGTGAGCAGGGTCTTGAGCGGGTTCTTGCCCAGCCCGGTCTTTGAAATGATGATGCCGCTGACAATGAAGGCAATCGACAGCACGCCGAACAACAGGCCCCAGACCTCAACCGCCACCAGCGACAGGCCATAGGCGTCGAGCAGCGCCATGAAGATGCCGCCGAGGAAATTGTTGAAGCAGGCAAAGAAGATCAGCGCAAACAGGCCCGGCACGGCCGCAATCACCCGGATGGTTCCGGCAATGTCGACGCGCTTGGGCTCGGCCGGCTCCTCCGGGCTCGGCACCACCCGCCCTTCGTCGATCTGCACAATGGTGAGGTGAACCAGCACCAGCACGCTGGCAGACAGCGCCATCACCAGCACGCCCAGCATTCCGGTATAGGCCACGAGGAACCCCGAGATCACCGAAGTGGTCAGAAAACCGATGCCGCTGACCATGCCGACGAGCCCATTGGCCTTGTCCCGGCGGTCCTCGGGAATGAGGATCGTCACCAGGGTCGGCAGCGCGATCGAGCGGATATTGCCCGCGATCACGCCCAGCATGATCAAGAGGATAAAGACCCAGAGATAGGGCCCATAGGGATCGGCAAAGGCCCCTTCCGGCTCCAACAGCAGCAGCGCCAGTCCCGCAGCATAGAAAATCCCCGATACCAGGCTCGAACCGAGCATCGCGGTCTTTTTGGCATTGTGGTCGACGATCGAGCCAAACCAGAAGCCGAACCCGGCCGTGAAGACCAGGAAAATGCCGGCAATCATGCCCGTTGCGAACACCGACTGGGTTTCGAGAAACACCCAGAATGTCACCGCAAACCACACGGTGAAGTTCGTCACATTGGCCACCAGGTTATTGGCCAGGATTTGATGAAAGGGCGTCATCGCGGCAATCCGATCATGGAAAAGGACTGGGACACACGCCGTCCCGAACATTTCGCGCAAGATAGCGCAACGGCACTGACAGTAAATGTCAGCACTCCCGATCCTGTGATCAGCACCTGATTTTTCTCGTCATGCATGGCAGGTCCACTCCGTGTTTACCTGCCCTTCTGACGAGTCAGCACCCTCCACTTCGACACGAAAACGCCCTACGGGCAGTCGCTCACCATCTTGGCCAGCACGTCATACGAGCCGGCCGCGGGAAACGAAAAGCTGCGCTCATAATAGGAAATGTCGATCCGGTCCTTGGCGAACGCCATGGCTTTCACCACACGGTCCACTCCATCAACCTCGAGACTGGAGGTATAGACCAGCAGTTCCCCGTCATGGTTGTCGAAGAACCCCGTCACCTCAAGCCCGCTACCGCCATCGATGGTGACGCGCATCACCCCGTCCTCGGCATAGCTGGTGCTCTCCTCGAAGTCCTCGCCGGTATAGACGATCAGGTCGATCGCGTCCGGATAGAGACTGTCGCAATAATATTGCAGTTCCAGGTCACCACTGAAATCAGTGGTCCAGGCCTTGTAGGCCGTGACCTCCTCGTCGCTGACATCGGTGAACGTCCATTCGGCGTGGGCCGAACTGGCCACCAGTGAAAAAACAGCCGCCAATAGCGCACGGTTCATGGAAATCCTCCTCTTGCTTGCCCCATCATTCCCGGAATTACCCCTGCCGTCACCCCCGGTTCAGGGTCCCGCATGGCGGCCATGCAGGGGGCCGGGTGCACAATTCAGCTTTCGTTAACCCTGCCGGCGCAGGCTCGGATCATCCAGTTCACGGGAGAAAACCGATGCACGAACAGATCCAGCAGCGCGCCTATGCACTCTGGGAGGCCGAGGGCCGTCCTGATGGCATGGATCAGTCATTCTGGTTCCGCGCCGTGAGCGAAATCGCGGCCGAAGCCGCAGCCCTCATCAAGCCCGTGCGCAAGCGCGCGCCCCGCGTCAAGAAGGCCGCCTGACAGCGGCGCCGCCCTCTACCAGATCTGCGGCCAGTAAAGATCGTCGGCATAGTCTGCGGGGATCACCGACATGGTGGCCAGCGCCCGGGCGGCGAAGTCGATCTGTTCGCATAATTGCACGATGCGGTCGGGCACCGGGCGCCCCGTGACATAGGCCCGCAACTGCCACTCATCGACACGGAGCATGGTCTTGCGGCGGCGGGCTTCCGCCTCCACCTGTGCGGGGCCGATCATGGTGCGCTGCACCCCCGATCTGTCCCGCGCCTCGCTCCACTCTCTAGAAGACCCGATCTCCGCGAACCGCATTTGCCTTTGTCCAGGGGCCAGCCGCCAAAGGGCGCGGCCCATAGTTCAATTTGTCACACGGCGGTTACCGAACCGGTAACGATCAGGCCTGTCAGCGGGGTTGAGCCGTGGTAGAACCGGCGCCATGACCATTCTCTATCTCATGGCCGCCGACGCGGAATACGGCCCGCATTTACGCTCGCGTATCAGCCCCGAAATCATCGGCGTCGGCCCGGTCGAAGCAGCCATTGCCACCACCCGCCTCCT includes the following:
- a CDS encoding LicD family protein, producing the protein MTPRDLLLARLAQAVPSAKALTHAQFALEHGLDAEARQILVSGIRNKGWTRSSLWSLLPSTMNEASDYWEIRALYMAAPKNAKSLPAALRAVARAACMANLHDEARLLLRRMCLNARPLPKIAEEGEGDFSKRAAVALADLRQSCVVFGTTPFLISGTLLGYVREGAIIGWDKDIDVGVFGTAESLGELGEKLAANSAFHVRRIDFVEKRLRVRHWNGVDVDIFLHYQEGDKVWHDGSVTRWWNSPFELKTVEFIGVEQSVPVDPERYLEENYGNWRVPDPHFDARYDTPNLEVTDTDYRDSLLYFSLADAIRKGNEIKKQRYKDMLLEIDSHKAWLARI
- a CDS encoding FkbM family methyltransferase; protein product: MMFLKADTVIGRSLDLYGEWCESEMAVLGQVLRPGDWVLDAGANVGTHTVFFAKAVGNRGRVVAVEPQRLVRNILCANLALNDLQNVRVVDAALGAEQGKVSIAGFGLDEKRNHGRFSLEGAEPGKEKVAVRTVDRLGLKHCHLIKIDVEGFEREVLQGAADLIAQKQPAIWFENNVEEHDLALTSWFVERGYSLHWHFDGRFNPNNFRAVRRNIFETVKMPSINMLALPVDGREPPRGVMAMEPGDTIEIARQRWSSRML
- a CDS encoding HAD-IA family hydrolase; its protein translation is MSILFDFDGVLLNSRENMRRSWLEVQVECDVGVDFENYFALIGKPFQVILSELGISKNRELIEHTYFAASSRHIDALSLFPGIAETISVLAELRTPIGILTSKDPVRTRQFVRRFQLPISMLYSPTDTLRGKPEPDLFVAAADEWGVEPADITYIGDMSVDEEAATGFGAAYIHCDWGYGAPLTQDCKKAATPADLLDLLVARYAPNLMPFLNTASMPTVAHRH
- a CDS encoding acylneuraminate cytidylyltransferase family protein yields the protein MKIAAFVPIKLNSQRLPSKNILDLGGHPMCSYILNTLLASRGIDSVSVFCSSPAILKYVPDGVGLELRDAALDRDEVKGLQLFQGFANAVEADYYLLGHATAPFISVETVEKVIAAVREGRHDSAFTAQKVQTYAWYDSRPINYSPTDMARTQDTKPILIESSGIYLYSRDLILNGHRRIGDNPGIIELGYPECIDVDTLEDFRLAEKYVEQLPFPYDRNTEQGLPIHAGYR
- a CDS encoding MFS transporter; amino-acid sequence: MERHYGWVIVAAGAVITCLAMGAMFALPVYLQPIADETGWSRAGISGAMTVGFIVMGIAGFIWGTLTDRIGARPVVLIAAVLLGLGLFIASRATDLLMFQFAYGGLVGASGGAFFAPLIATTLGWFDKHRSLAVSLVSLGGGIAPMTITPLATVLIASYGWRAAMMMTAIAAAALIIPAAFLIRRAPQVLAEAPSPATDVAPAEPRPSGLMAIFRKPQFFILAGVFFLCCAAHSGPIFHTVSYAMLCGASALAAASIYSVEGFAGLFGRVIFGVMADRIGVKRVIVVGLLLQAAGIYSYIYVSDLAQFYALAVVLGLVYGGVMPLYSVLARDYFGPGVMGTVLGGITMTSSIGMAFGPVGGGWLYDTYSDYHWLYVASAAVGLGAAALALAFPPKTTDTAPTGAVPA
- a CDS encoding MFS transporter, whose translation is MTPFHQILANNLVANVTNFTVWFAVTFWVFLETQSVFATGMIAGIFLVFTAGFGFWFGSIVDHNAKKTAMLGSSLVSGIFYAAGLALLLLEPEGAFADPYGPYLWVFILLIMLGVIAGNIRSIALPTLVTILIPEDRRDKANGLVGMVSGIGFLTTSVISGFLVAYTGMLGVLVMALSASVLVLVHLTIVQIDEGRVVPSPEEPAEPKRVDIAGTIRVIAAVPGLFALIFFACFNNFLGGIFMALLDAYGLSLVAVEVWGLLFGVLSIAFIVSGIIISKTGLGKNPLKTLLTVNLITWAVCCVFTLQSSIWLLAAGCFVWMFLGPFAEAAEHTTLQKVVPLERQGRVFGFAQSIEQSASPLTAFMIGPLTQFVVIPFMTDGAGADAIGGWFGTGPDRGMALVFTVAGMIGFIVTIIAFNSRYYRDLSAAYASGKNDDDGEGGAAVATPA